A genome region from Dolichospermum compactum NIES-806 includes the following:
- a CDS encoding HlyD family efflux transporter periplasmic adaptor subunit — protein MNSLQSQNNNSPYNLNNSTTEDLHILEANEFLPHIGKWIHIGGGVMISMFVVAVSLTSVLYYNITVKVPATIRPLGELRLVESAMTGTVKRIVVKEDQLVNKGEIIAYIDDSQLQSQKRQLQNTIEQNQLQLIQIDAQINQINTQIIAQINLNNRTIVAAQAELNGTERNYKDQQIKASTEMMQAQIAITLAKEQLARLQKEKVLIATVQEAEAGLKLAILQRDRLENIVASGAISRNLIEEKEQAVKSAQAKLEQAKSTTKNLQEEKEQAVKLAKINLEKAKIAVNPSNANVTVALERINQEKSKGEGNLAALKKERELLLQQRLELQKQQIRTRQELQQIENELNKSVIRSPTNGTLMQLKLRNPGQVVQLSEALAQIAPMDAPLIIKAHVSAKDIDKVKTGQAVQMQVSACPYPDYGTLKGIVKTVAPDILATTQNNSMISSPQVANYEINIEPQSLFLGKGNHLCYLKSGMEGRADIISRQETVLQFILRKSKLITNL, from the coding sequence GTGAACTCCTTACAGAGTCAAAATAACAATTCTCCCTATAATTTAAATAACTCGACTACAGAGGATTTGCATATACTAGAAGCTAATGAGTTTCTCCCCCATATCGGTAAATGGATTCATATCGGTGGGGGGGTAATGATTAGTATGTTTGTAGTGGCTGTGAGTCTTACTTCTGTTCTCTATTACAACATCACAGTTAAAGTCCCTGCAACTATCCGACCATTGGGAGAATTACGGTTAGTTGAATCTGCAATGACTGGAACTGTCAAAAGAATTGTCGTCAAAGAAGATCAGCTAGTAAATAAGGGAGAAATCATTGCTTATATTGATGACTCCCAATTGCAATCTCAAAAAAGACAACTGCAAAATACTATCGAGCAGAATCAATTACAACTTATTCAAATTGATGCTCAAATTAATCAAATCAATACTCAAATAATTGCTCAAATCAACTTAAATAACCGCACCATTGTAGCTGCACAGGCTGAATTAAATGGAACTGAACGCAACTATAAAGATCAGCAAATTAAAGCCAGTACAGAAATGATGCAAGCTCAAATAGCGATAACTTTAGCAAAAGAGCAACTAGCGAGATTACAAAAAGAAAAGGTATTAATAGCCACTGTACAAGAAGCAGAAGCAGGTTTAAAGCTGGCTATATTACAGCGCGATCGCTTGGAAAATATAGTTGCATCAGGAGCAATATCTCGCAATCTAATTGAGGAAAAAGAACAAGCTGTTAAATCGGCTCAAGCTAAATTAGAACAAGCTAAATCTACTACTAAGAATCTCCAAGAAGAAAAAGAACAAGCTGTTAAATTAGCTAAAATAAACTTAGAAAAAGCCAAAATTGCCGTTAATCCCAGTAATGCAAATGTAACGGTGGCTTTGGAAAGAATTAACCAAGAAAAGTCTAAAGGTGAAGGTAATTTAGCCGCTTTAAAAAAAGAGAGAGAGCTATTACTTCAACAACGGTTAGAATTACAAAAACAACAAATTCGCACTCGTCAAGAATTACAACAAATAGAAAATGAGTTGAATAAAAGTGTAATTCGCTCCCCAACAAATGGCACACTAATGCAACTCAAACTTCGCAACCCTGGACAGGTTGTACAACTTAGTGAGGCTCTTGCTCAAATTGCTCCTATGGATGCTCCCTTAATCATCAAAGCTCACGTTTCTGCTAAAGATATTGATAAGGTAAAAACAGGTCAAGCAGTTCAAATGCAAGTTTCAGCTTGTCCCTATCCAGACTATGGAACTCTCAAAGGAATTGTGAAAACAGTTGCCCCTGATATTCTAGCAACTACACAAAATAACTCTATGATCAGCTCACCCCAAGTAGCTAATTACGAAATCAATATTGAACCACAAAGTCTATTTTTAGGAAAAGGTAATCATTTATGTTATCTCAAATCTGGCATGGAAGGACGTGCTGATATTATTTCCCGTCAAGAAACTGTACTACAATTCATCCTCAGAAAAAGCAAATTAATCACCAATTTATAA